Proteins from a single region of Belliella baltica DSM 15883:
- a CDS encoding helix-turn-helix domain-containing protein: MKIITIEEEAWDQLNNRITAIADYLKRLEVTNYDDLWLNNHEVCQYLHISEKTLWRMRTKDEIAYSKIYGQYFYTIGSIKDMLNANAVQSSDEYVHELIAKGKSYIEKGRKLKTDKKIG, translated from the coding sequence ATGAAAATAATAACCATTGAAGAAGAAGCTTGGGATCAGCTAAACAATCGTATCACTGCTATTGCTGACTATCTGAAAAGATTGGAAGTGACCAATTATGATGACCTGTGGCTCAACAACCACGAGGTATGCCAATACCTACACATAAGCGAGAAAACCTTATGGCGCATGCGTACCAAAGATGAGATTGCTTATTCAAAAATCTATGGACAATACTTTTACACTATTGGTTCTATCAAAGATATGCTCAATGCCAATGCAGTACAAAGCAGTGATGAGTATGTACACGAACTTATAGCAAAAGGCAAAAGCTATATCGAAAAAGGCAGAAAACTAAAGACAGATAAAAAAATAGGTTAA
- a CDS encoding RteC domain-containing protein → MKYSLDKILLEIHNKEDKILSQSKRLIDEAYEMTLYLQDLLGSVKKYLIEEGFKNDEEEIRFFRSIKPQILGKLIYYNKIYRIETTCPVSNGKMYYNYFSGQLANLKREYTEHLCNSDFYRYYRSGRTDRDDTYFKRGNINYHDGLNSIVFEIDPEFSTFFDYKTARIISNELLYTYLLTKINPDENPDVILQKPESSKDIFWTDTKNAIIELIYALYASGVISHGKIGIRKISLMFQILFRIPLGDLHHAFHRMKTRSGSRTSFLDQLKFSLEEYMDKDL, encoded by the coding sequence ATGAAATATTCTTTAGACAAAATCCTTTTAGAAATTCACAATAAGGAGGATAAGATTTTATCACAAAGCAAAAGATTGATTGATGAGGCTTACGAAATGACCCTGTATCTTCAGGATCTTTTAGGTTCAGTTAAGAAATACCTTATTGAGGAAGGGTTTAAAAACGATGAGGAAGAAATCCGTTTTTTTCGTTCTATTAAACCCCAAATACTTGGTAAGCTGATTTACTATAATAAGATATATCGCATTGAAACCACTTGCCCTGTTAGTAACGGTAAAATGTATTATAATTATTTTTCTGGACAGTTGGCAAATCTTAAACGGGAATACACTGAACACCTCTGCAATTCGGATTTTTACAGATATTACCGCTCAGGACGGACAGACCGTGATGATACTTACTTCAAACGTGGAAACATTAACTACCACGATGGGCTTAACAGCATCGTATTTGAAATAGATCCGGAATTCTCGACTTTCTTCGATTATAAAACTGCAAGGATTATCTCCAATGAATTGCTCTACACCTATCTGCTAACAAAAATTAATCCCGATGAAAATCCCGATGTGATATTGCAAAAGCCGGAAAGTTCCAAAGATATATTTTGGACCGACACCAAAAATGCTATAATCGAATTGATATATGCCCTTTATGCTTCGGGTGTAATTTCTCACGGAAAAATCGGTATCCGAAAAATTAGTCTGATGTTTCAAATACTTTTCCGTATTCCTCTCGGCGACCTGCACCACGCTTTCCATAGAATGAAAACCCGAAGTGGTTCCAGAACTTCATTTTTAGACCAGCTTAAGTTTTCTCTTGAAGAATATATGGATAAAGACCTTTAG
- a CDS encoding DUF4099 domain-containing protein — MSEETSNKQEEPEQLSDILLVLDKEKMKIQAVKSIDKNGKMETVDPTKKNQSEFMRVDKQGDLISNFFSNFYRQLKDPTKFTFFKVPADKALEKAKEFQKQVDHPTPEGEKQMKKDEVKVEPEHKQENQNNMETTQKAPENNEYRYKPEQIDWETMNNLGLGKERLEKMNLLEPLLKGFKTNELVPVSLNLGTVSS, encoded by the coding sequence ATGAGCGAAGAAACTTCAAATAAGCAAGAAGAGCCCGAACAATTATCGGACATATTGTTGGTGCTGGATAAAGAAAAAATGAAAATCCAAGCTGTAAAAAGCATCGACAAAAACGGAAAAATGGAAACCGTTGATCCCACAAAAAAGAACCAAAGCGAATTTATGCGGGTGGACAAACAGGGTGATTTGATTTCTAATTTCTTCTCAAATTTTTACAGACAGCTAAAAGATCCTACCAAATTTACATTCTTCAAAGTACCAGCCGATAAAGCTTTAGAGAAAGCAAAAGAATTTCAGAAGCAGGTGGATCATCCTACTCCAGAAGGCGAAAAACAAATGAAAAAAGATGAAGTGAAAGTTGAGCCTGAACATAAACAAGAAAATCAAAATAATATGGAAACAACACAAAAAGCACCGGAAAATAACGAATACCGTTACAAGCCGGAACAAATTGATTGGGAAACAATGAACAATCTTGGATTAGGCAAAGAACGCCTTGAAAAAATGAACCTACTTGAGCCTTTATTGAAAGGTTTTAAAACCAATGAATTGGTACCCGTAAGCCTAAATCTCGGCACTGTCTCGTCCTGA
- a CDS encoding helix-turn-helix domain-containing protein: protein MNIDRMEFLAWMERLMDRLDILGDHIEDFQKKRNSIDGEELLDNQDLLQMLKISNRSLQRYRSNGKLPYYTISGKLYYKLSDVHQFIRESFNPPTPK from the coding sequence ATGAATATTGACAGAATGGAATTTTTGGCGTGGATGGAACGCCTAATGGACAGGCTTGATATCCTTGGCGACCATATTGAAGACTTTCAAAAGAAACGAAATAGTATTGATGGCGAGGAATTGCTCGACAATCAGGATTTGCTTCAAATGCTTAAAATCAGCAATCGTTCATTGCAACGTTACCGCTCTAACGGGAAACTGCCTTATTATACCATAAGCGGAAAATTGTATTACAAATTGTCGGATGTTCATCAATTTATAAGAGAGAGTTTTAATCCTCCGACACCTAAATAA
- a CDS encoding thioredoxin family protein: MEITEKISMEEFQALLENHPATLIYFYQDKCGVCKTLFPKVKELLEQEFPKMEMLVLEAEQNRALAAQLRMLSVPGIMVYFEGKEFFRSNGLVTIGELDHRLRRLYEMFF, translated from the coding sequence ATGGAAATAACAGAAAAAATATCAATGGAAGAATTTCAAGCATTACTTGAAAATCATCCTGCTACGCTAATTTACTTTTATCAAGACAAATGTGGTGTTTGCAAAACCCTTTTCCCAAAGGTCAAGGAATTGCTTGAGCAAGAATTTCCCAAAATGGAGATGCTCGTCCTCGAGGCTGAGCAAAACAGAGCATTAGCGGCACAATTGAGAATGCTTTCTGTGCCAGGAATCATGGTTTATTTTGAAGGGAAAGAGTTTTTTAGATCCAATGGGCTTGTTACTATTGGGGAGCTTGACCATAGATTAAGGAGGCTTTATGAGATGTTTTTTTAA